CACCGCCAAAATGATAATGCCTACCAAAAACAATACCGGTACTTCATTCATCCAGCGGTAATAAACATGGCTGTGCTGATTGCGGTCATGTTTAAAGTCGGCAAGCCACACGCCGCAAAAGTAGTGATAAACCAGTGCGAGTGCAAGCAGCGTTAATTTTGCATGTAGCCAGCCACTGGCAGAATAAAGTCCCCACGCATAATCAGTCAGCATCCAGATACCAAATATAAATGTCACTATCATGCCCGGCGTCATAATGCCGTAAAACAGTTTACGTTCCATTACTTTAAAACGTTCATTGCTAATTTCATCAGAACTCATGGCATGATAAACATACAGGCGTGGCAGATAAAAAAGACCGGCAAACCAGGTGACCATAAAAATCAAGTGCAGTGCTTTTAACCAGAGCATGGCTTATCCTTTTATAAATGTTTCAATAAGGGTTTTTATTTCCGCGGGATCAAACATGCCGGTTTTTTTTAGGGCAATCAATCCGTCCGGGCTAATTAAAAATGTGCTGGGTGTTAATTGTACATCGCCAAAGGCCTGAGCGTGTTCGGCTGTTAAGTCCAGTGCGACATGATAAGGCAGTTGCCGGTTTCCAGTCAGGTTAATGACATGATTAGGTGGGTCGTAAGACATGGCAACCGCTATAATTTCAAGGCCTTGCTGGTGATATTGTGTATAAAGATCAATCAAGTGGGGAATCTCTTTTATACAGCCCGGACAATCGGTTGCCCAGAAAGTGATGATAACCGGTTTACCGCGTAACTCTTTTAAGGCAATTTTTTTACCGGTAATGCTCGTAAATGTCACATCGGGTGCTTGGGTAGCGGTGCGATTGATGACGCTTACCAAAATAAATACCAGCAGTATTAATAAGGTGACCAATAAAATAAATCGAGTCTTTACGGTAGGGGAAGGGGATTGTTCGGGCATTTGCGTTAATGTCTCACTTGGCAATATCGGGATTATAGCAAAGCTGTTAGACTGTGTATTTTTTAACGGGTAATCTTTTTAATCAATAATGCCATGAAAAAAATTCTTATTTCCGACAAATTAGCAGAAGCTGGTATTAATTATTTAAATGAACAGTCAGGTATAAAAATACATATCGAGACGGGACTTAATGAAGAAGGGCTTTGTAAAATTATCGGCGATTATGATGCCTTATTGATTCGCAGTGATACCCAGGTTACCCCGGCTGTATTGCATGCCGCCAAACGTTTAAAATTAATCGGTCGTGCCGGTATTGGTGTTGATAATGTCGACATTCCGGAAGCAACCGAACTGGGTATTATCGTCATGAATACGCCTGATGCCAATGCGACGACCACGGCTGAACTGGCTATTGCACATTTAATGTCACTGAGTCGACATTTGCCTACCGCAGATCGCTCTATTCGCGCCGGTAAATGGGAGCGATCCAAATTAATGGGTTCGGAAGTCGCTCACAAGACCTTGGCGATACTGGGCTTTGGT
Above is a window of Methylobacter sp. S3L5C DNA encoding:
- the hemJ gene encoding protoporphyrinogen oxidase HemJ; amino-acid sequence: MLWLKALHLIFMVTWFAGLFYLPRLYVYHAMSSDEISNERFKVMERKLFYGIMTPGMIVTFIFGIWMLTDYAWGLYSASGWLHAKLTLLALALVYHYFCGVWLADFKHDRNQHSHVYYRWMNEVPVLFLVGIIILAVVKPF
- a CDS encoding peroxiredoxin, which encodes MPEQSPSPTVKTRFILLVTLLILLVFILVSVINRTATQAPDVTFTSITGKKIALKELRGKPVIITFWATDCPGCIKEIPHLIDLYTQYHQQGLEIIAVAMSYDPPNHVINLTGNRQLPYHVALDLTAEHAQAFGDVQLTPSTFLISPDGLIALKKTGMFDPAEIKTLIETFIKG